In Bombus huntii isolate Logan2020A chromosome 9, iyBomHunt1.1, whole genome shotgun sequence, a single window of DNA contains:
- the LOC126869793 gene encoding condensin complex subunit 2-like, giving the protein MEKEIILGTSSSSSLRRKSFVLQSTLSPKLVENNDEAERLARRHELNASTASVENLSTNKKRRSLGLGFLAHMPTHEIKDRMAECIKLNIENKINVKNAFSLEIIDFMSYMIKKQDANISNLQAASTSLDVSTKIYGFRVDGVYTEIMKIASGIDKQQNDSSIDEVNGELNTEEGDQVKDIRIHKKKGKKKNKQKIFSTTDSLKGTVEIMKPSLWIMENEDSQTTDALYQVMLSNHANSNYSLHLYHDVIVDVVEQKIDKKDAKIIIPQMEDFSKLEICPPLTNFEFQNWINDIEKETGEGEEEDKGIKSKSDNESGFQFDLDASLPSEEEVPHDDMNYLDIQDDVENTEKCAEVQKPTEKIVDLCKVLSNVGVIKTSEYSFLQKSVNIHWAGPSHWRISNFSKLSGSKIIAACPQKPGRKRKEIEICYDDSIKTTVVPKFVVSKVTKFDAANLEWYEEILTLPRDMHYDIASAAKLYFHELIHINMKKDQLDATHVSDIENYNYDNENDISNYCPYVSNEDYALNEDNNDLENNDEVENDEAEAQMIFTGDNLVAIPKLTNKISIAYSTRAKRIDMRQLKKSIWKSLTMCNDTENIENREKENRMKENRCFSEVCKTLPNLLTKANIEVLSFPISFVSLLHLANEKTLKIQSVPDMSDLIIEAS; this is encoded by the coding sequence ATGGAAAAGGAAATAATATTAGGAACATCATCGTCATCATCTCTGCGAAGAAAATCTTTTGTACTACAAAGTACATTATCACCCAAATTAGTAGAAAACAATGACGAAGCTGAAAGATTGGCTAGACGTCATGAATTAAATGCTTCTACAGCATCAGTAGAAAATTTAAGCACAAATAAAAAACGAAGATCTTTGGGTCTTGGTTTTCTAGCACATATGCCAACACATGAGATAAAGGATCGTATGGCTGAATGTATAAAACTTAATATTGAAAACAAGATTAATGTGAAAAATGCATTTAGTCTTGAAATAATTGACTTCATGTCCTATATGATAAAAAAACAAGATGCCAACATATCTAATTTGCAAGCAGCTAGTACATCTTTAGATGTAAGCACAAAAATCTATGGTTTTCGTGTAGATGGAGTTTATactgaaataatgaaaatagcTAGTGGAATAGATAAGCAACAAAATGATAGCTCAATTGATGAAGTAAATGGAGAGCTAAATACCGAGGAAGGAGATCAAGTGAAAGATATACGAATACAtaagaaaaaggggaaaaagaaaaacaaacaGAAGATTTTTAGTACGACAGATAGCTTAAAAGGAACTGTAGAAATTATGAAGCCTTCTTTGTGGATAATGGAAAATGAGGATTCACAAACTACAGATGCATTATATCAAGTAATGCTGTCAAATCATGCAAATTCAAACTATTCTTTACATTTATATCATGATGTTATTGTGGATGTTGTAGAACAAAAAATAGACAAAAAAGACgcaaaaataattattcctCAGATGGaagatttttctaaattagaAATATGTCCACCTTTAACCAATtttgaatttcaaaattgGATCAACGATATTGAGAAAGAAAcaggagaaggagaagaagaagataaagGTATAAAGTCAAAGAGTGACAATGAAAGTGGATTTCAGTTTGATTTAGATGCTAGCTTACCATCTGAGGAAGAAGTGCCTCATGATGATATGAATTATTTAGATATTCAAGATGATGTGGAAAATACAGAGAAATGTGCAGAGGTACAAAAACCAACAGAAAAAATTGTAGACTTATGTAAAGTTTTATCTAATGTTGGAGTGATTAAAACATCTGAGTATTCCTTCCTTCAGAAAAGTGTGAATATACACTGGGCTGGTCCATCTCATTGGAGAATAAGTAATTTTTCGAAACTATCTGGAAGTAAAATTATCGCCGCTTGTCCACAGAAGCCaggtagaaaaagaaaagaaatagaaatatgttATGACGACAGTATAAAAACAACAGTAGTACCAAAATTTGTAGTAAGTAAAGTTACAAAGTTTGATGCTGCCAATTTAGAATGGTATGAAGAAATACTTACATTACCACGAGATATGCATTATGATATTGCAAGTGCTGCTAAATTGTACTTTCATGaattaatacatataaatatgaaaaaggatcAATTAGATGCCACTCATGTATCTGATATAgagaattataattatgataatGAAAATGATATATCAAATTATTGTCCATATGTTTCTAATGAAGATTATGCATTAAATGAAGATAATAATGATCTTGAAAATAATGACGAAGTTGAAAATGATGAAGCAGAAGCACAAATGATTTTTACTGGAGATAACTTAGTAGCTATTCctaaattaacaaataagaTATCCATTGCATATAGTACACGTGCTAAAAGAATCGATATGCGACAACTAAAAAAATCCATTTGGAAAAGCCTGACTATGTGCAATGATacagaaaatattgaaaaccgagaaaaagaaaatagaatgaaagaaaatagatGTTTTAGTGAGGTTTGTAAAACATTACcgaatttattaacaaaagCCAATATAGAAGTCCTAAGTTTTCctatttcttttgtatcatTGCTACATTTAGCAAATGAAAAGACATTAAAAATACAGTCTGTTCCAGATATGTCTGATCTTATCATAGAAGCAAGTTAA